A window of Gemmatimonadales bacterium contains these coding sequences:
- a CDS encoding NAD(P)-binding protein, whose amino-acid sequence MSSVGVVGGGMLGLTLAMRLRGLGHHVTVLEAAREGGGLAAAARLGDYTWDRFYHVILLSDRNLLALLDEIGLG is encoded by the coding sequence ATGTCTAGCGTGGGCGTCGTGGGCGGCGGCATGCTGGGGCTCACCCTGGCGATGCGGCTCCGGGGGCTGGGGCATCATGTGACGGTGCTGGAGGCGGCGCGAGAGGGCGGCGGCCTCGCGGCGGCGGCCCGCCTTGGCGACTACACCTGGGACCGGTTCTATCATGTGATCCTGCTCTCGGACCGGAACCTCCTCGCGCTGCTGGACGAGATCGGTCTCGG